Proteins found in one Methanobrevibacter sp. genomic segment:
- a CDS encoding ketopantoate reductase family protein, translating to MNILLIGAGGVGIGIATSVASQGANVSIYATGETAKSIKENGIRRTGLFTHYEIKDIPVYETYESIPKDTFDYIFIASKTTANENIAQNLNNHREILKSDTKIIIFQNGFGNDEPYLKYFLKNQVYCARVITGFTRPERYISEVTVYTEPILLGSLQNEDPSHLQEIADLITKSGIKCEVTDEVDKYLWAKMLYNCTLNPLGAILNKTYGELTENPYTLEIMNDIIDEIFEVIKSSPYTTFWDSSDDYKDIFYSKLVPDTYNHYSSTQQDIQKHIKTEIDSLTGKVIQLGEVNNINVSTNKIIYNMIKAIESTF from the coding sequence ATGAACATATTATTAATCGGTGCCGGAGGAGTAGGAATCGGAATTGCAACATCAGTTGCTTCCCAGGGAGCAAATGTATCAATTTATGCAACTGGTGAAACCGCAAAATCAATTAAAGAAAACGGAATCAGAAGAACAGGACTTTTCACACACTATGAAATTAAAGACATTCCTGTTTATGAAACTTATGAAAGTATACCAAAGGACACTTTTGACTATATTTTCATTGCATCCAAGACAACCGCTAATGAAAATATTGCACAAAACCTAAACAATCACAGGGAAATATTAAAAAGTGATACAAAAATAATCATATTCCAGAATGGTTTTGGAAACGATGAACCCTACCTAAAATACTTCTTAAAAAATCAGGTATATTGCGCACGTGTCATCACCGGCTTCACCAGACCTGAAAGATACATCAGCGAAGTGACTGTATACACCGAACCAATACTATTGGGATCTCTTCAAAATGAAGACCCTTCTCATTTACAAGAAATTGCAGATTTAATTACAAAATCCGGAATCAAATGTGAAGTAACAGATGAAGTTGACAAGTACCTGTGGGCCAAGATGCTTTACAACTGCACATTAAATCCTTTAGGTGCAATCTTAAACAAGACTTACGGCGAACTTACAGAAAACCCCTACACTCTTGAAATCATGAATGATATTATCGATGAAATCTTTGAAGTGATTAAATCATCCCCATACACAACGTTTTGGGACTCATCAGATGACTACAAAGATATATTCTACTCAAAGCTTGTTCCAGACACTTATAATCATTATTCTTCAACCCAACAGGATATTCAAAAGCACATAAAAACCGAGATTGATTCTTTAACAGGCAAGGTAATTCAACTGGGTGAAGTCAATAATATCAATGTAAGTACAAATAAAATTATCTATAACATGATTAAAGCTATTGAAAGTACCTTCTAG